Proteins encoded together in one candidate division KSB1 bacterium window:
- a CDS encoding integron integrase: MGERKLLEVVRDSLRTQNYSYRTEKTYINWIRKYILFHNKRHPKEMGEREINQFLTYLVVNQKVAASTQNQALSALLFLYKRILRKEIGWIGNIQRARKPKKIPVVFTREEVKKVMLHLHGKCWLMGALMYGSGLRLMECLRLRVKDLDFACRQITVRSGKGQKDRLTMMPESVISPLKTHLQRVKSLHEKDLAEGFGSVRLPGALRRKYPNADKEWRWQYVCPASTRYFDPEDKEHRRHHFHESAVQRAMKDAIEKACITKTGSCHTLRHSFATHLLENGHDIRTVQELLGHQDVRTTMIYTHVLNRGGMGVKSPMDY; the protein is encoded by the coding sequence ATGGGTGAAAGAAAATTACTGGAGGTAGTGCGAGATTCATTGAGGACTCAGAATTACAGCTATCGCACTGAAAAAACTTACATCAATTGGATACGCAAATACATCCTGTTTCACAACAAACGGCATCCAAAGGAAATGGGAGAACGAGAAATAAATCAATTTCTCACATACCTCGTTGTTAATCAGAAGGTTGCAGCATCAACGCAAAATCAGGCGCTCAGTGCTTTGTTATTCCTATATAAGCGGATCCTGAGAAAAGAAATAGGGTGGATTGGCAATATTCAGCGAGCAAGAAAGCCTAAAAAAATTCCAGTGGTATTTACAAGGGAAGAAGTGAAAAAAGTGATGTTGCATCTACACGGCAAATGTTGGCTCATGGGTGCCTTGATGTATGGTTCGGGATTGCGTCTCATGGAGTGCTTGAGATTGCGAGTCAAGGATTTGGATTTCGCATGTCGCCAAATTACGGTAAGAAGCGGAAAAGGTCAAAAAGACAGACTAACAATGATGCCAGAGTCAGTCATCTCGCCTTTGAAAACTCACCTGCAGCGGGTCAAATCGTTACATGAGAAAGACCTTGCTGAAGGCTTCGGCAGTGTGCGGTTGCCAGGTGCTTTGAGGCGAAAATACCCGAACGCTGATAAAGAATGGCGATGGCAATACGTTTGCCCAGCATCGACCCGGTATTTTGACCCTGAGGACAAGGAGCATAGAAGACATCATTTCCATGAGTCAGCTGTACAAAGGGCCATGAAGGATGCAATTGAAAAGGCTTGTATTACGAAAACTGGAAGCTGTCACACTCTACGTCACAGTTTCGCAACTCATTTATTAGAGAACGGCCACGATATTAGAACCGTTCAGGAACTCCTGGGTCACCAAGACGTGCGAACAACAATGATTTATACGCACGTTCTAAACCGAGGGGGAATGGGTGTGAAGAGTCCTATGGATTATTAG